The region TTCCTGCCCTGGACACTGCCCGAGGCGGATGCGCGCACGTACGTCGACGAACTCTGCGACCGCTCCACCTGATCCCCATCACGCGAACCGGCGACACCGGTCGCCGTCTTCGCCCGCTCGGGTCCACCCTCTTGGGAGCCCGATGAGTGCGGCGCACAGATCAGGTAATCAGACGGCCTGGCCAAGTGCCCTGAACTGGGCGTCGGACAAAGCGACCTGCGCGGCCTGGGTGTTCTCCTCCAGGTGAGCCACGCGGGAGGTACCAGGAATGGACAGCATCACCGGGGAGCGCCGCAGCAGCCAGGCCAGAGCCATCCGAGAGGGGCTCGCGCCCAGCTCCTTGGCGAGAGTGTCCAGCGGGCCACCCGGTCACGCCAGTTGGCCGGTGGCGATCGGGAACCACGGGATGAAGCCCAGGTTCTCCCACTCGGCGTACCCGGTTGTCAGGATCTCGAGGATGACGGCCTTGTTCCGCTCCGTCTGAGTCCGAGTCCGAGTCCGAAATCCTCCACTAGGTTTGTTGACCGATTGGACCACTATCGACCACGATGTGGTCCAATCGGTCAACAAATCGCTCGCCCCGGCCCGGTCTGCCCTGATCGACGCCAGCACGTCGTCCGCCAGCAGCACCTGGTGGGGCTCAGACAGGCCGATCGGTTGAGATGGCGGGGAGCCCGATCGGGAGGTTCCGGGGATGCCGGACGCCGGGTGGACCGCTCCATGCCCCGCCTACGGAGTGCGTGTGCGAGACCACTTACGCCGAACATCGCGCGGCCCCACCGTCACGTAGCGGTCGAGCGGGGTGGGCACTCGAAGACGACGCCCTCGCGACCGAGCCGCGGGCGAGGTGATAGCAAGACAAACTGTCACGAGAACACCAAATCGGTCAGAAACGTGGTATTCCGCTTCCAGTGGCTACGCCTCTGCTCCGGCCTAGCGTCGTACGTACTGACGCCATCCGGATCCTCGATCGAGATCGATCTGAAGGAGCGGAACATGAAGCCGACACAGAGCTCAGCGGTGGACCCGGGCCAGACCGTGCCGAACGGCGCTTCCCCGAGCGGCAACGGAAAGTTGTCCGGGGTGGAGCCGCCGGTACTGGGCGGACCGGAGCACTCCGACTACTACCTTCTGGACAACCTGATCACCGACGAGCAACGGGCCCTTCGGAAAAAGGTCCGCGAGTTCATGGACCAGGAGGTCACCCCGATCATCAACCCGTATTGGGAGCGGGCGGAGTTCCCCTTCGAGCTGGTGCCCAAGCTGGCGCAGCTGAACATCGCGGGCTTTCAGATCGCCGGCCACGGCTGCCCCGGGATGAGCAACCTGACGGCCGGCCTGGTGATCCTCGAACTGGCCCGGGGCGATCTGAGCATGTCGACGTTCATGGGGGTCCACTCGGCCCTGGCCATGACGTCGATCGGACTGCTCGGCTCCGAGGAGCAGAAGGAGCGCTTCCTGCCGCCGATGGCACGTCTGGAGAAGATCGGCGCCTTCGGCCTGACCGAGCCCGCGCACGGCACGGACGTGGTCAAGCTGGAGGCGACCGCGCGCCGGGACGGTGATTCCTACGTCCTCAACGGCTACAAGAGGTGGATCGGCAATGCATCCTTCGCCGACTACGTGATCATCTGGGCCCGCGGCGACGACGGGCACGTGGGCGGCTACGTGGTCGAAAAGGGCACGACCGGCTTCGACGCCCAGGTCATCAAGGGCAAGACGGCTCTGCGCTGTGTCCAGAACGCGCAGATCTCCCTCACCGACGTCCGGGTGCCCGCCGAGAACCGGCTGGCGAACGTGAAGACCTTCCGCGACACCGAAAAGGTCCTGCTGGCCTCGCGCTTCTGCGTGGCCTGGGAGTCGATCGGCGCCGCCGTCGCGGGCTACGAGACGGCTCTGGCCTACGCCAAGCAGCGCAAGCAGTTCGGGAT is a window of Streptomyces sp. NBC_00271 DNA encoding:
- a CDS encoding acyl-CoA dehydrogenase family protein; amino-acid sequence: MKPTQSSAVDPGQTVPNGASPSGNGKLSGVEPPVLGGPEHSDYYLLDNLITDEQRALRKKVREFMDQEVTPIINPYWERAEFPFELVPKLAQLNIAGFQIAGHGCPGMSNLTAGLVILELARGDLSMSTFMGVHSALAMTSIGLLGSEEQKERFLPPMARLEKIGAFGLTEPAHGTDVVKLEATARRDGDSYVLNGYKRWIGNASFADYVIIWARGDDGHVGGYVVEKGTTGFDAQVIKGKTALRCVQNAQISLTDVRVPAENRLANVKTFRDTEKVLLASRFCVAWESIGAAVAGYETALAYAKQRKQFGMPLAAFQLVQYRLSRMLADITDMLCMQFRLSQLLDEGEYSMPRVALAKMHYTERARAILADARDMLGGNGILLDYHVARHLCDIEAIDTYEGTDTVQALIVGRDITGYNAFVPMVPSH